GCTCGACAACGGCTACCTCGCCCGCGCCGGCGGGCTGGCCAGCTCGACGCTCATCGAGAAGGAAATCTACGACTACCCTCGCCCGCACATCGCCGCGCCGGATCGCATCAAGCGCTACGACACCGCGGGTGCGGAAGACCTCTACTTGTCCTCCCCAGCGTTTCCCTCGGGCCACACCAACCAGGCGGTGTGGGTAACCACTCTGTTGGCCTACATGGTCCCGGAGCTTGGCCCGCAGCTGGCCTACCGGGGTGCCGAGGCCGGAAACTCGCGCGTTGTGCTCGGCGTGCACTACCCGCTGGACGTAATCGGTGGGCGTATGTCGGGTTACGCGGCGGCCGCCGACAGGCTCAACGACCCGAAGATGCGCGACGCGCTCAACCAGGCGGCCGCCGAGCTGCGCGCGGAGATTGAGTGGCGCACGGGTAAGACGATTCCGGAGCTCGTCGCCAGCGACGCAGCGTACGTGAGCACCCCGGATGCGGTGGCCACGATGGGGCAGTGGATGGACTACGGCTTGCCGCGCGTTTACCACACGGACGCGCCGATGGAGGTGCCGCAGGCCGCTCCGGTGCTGCTCGCCTCTCGTTTCCCGGAGCTTTCGTGGCAGCAGCGCGAGGAGGTGCTGCGTCGCACCGCGGCACCCGCCGGGGCGCCTTTGGATTGGCAGGGCCCGGGCGGGTCCTGGCAGCGCATCGACCTAGTTGCGGCGCTGGCCGCGCAGGTCAGCGTCAACCCGGATGGGTCGCTGAACGTGCAGTAGGCCACAGCGCCACCCGAATCAGGGCCTCCGGGTAAACCTACGGCGTCGAAACGTCACGGTCGAGGGCGTTCACGCCACGTTTTCTCAGGTCGCGGCAGTCCAAAAATGCTTCACCGTGACATCCCGGCACCGCGTC
Above is a window of Corynebacterium sanguinis DNA encoding:
- a CDS encoding acid phosphatase is translated as MKLHRTTPLAVAFALAVSAAPVANAAPLDHVNLQLPPGAPVTLPQLRSDITGSSTGAIPAEQDGAPVPVPFPPDYLAGYISDISSYDYGIYAEVNRLFPQVRDTQPETMAANLDTVVRINNNATPEQVTQAQIDAVASADGLLTALSPAMGEEFGTAFRDALAEGRLPKTAYLLDNGYLARAGGLASSTLIEKEIYDYPRPHIAAPDRIKRYDTAGAEDLYLSSPAFPSGHTNQAVWVTTLLAYMVPELGPQLAYRGAEAGNSRVVLGVHYPLDVIGGRMSGYAAAADRLNDPKMRDALNQAAAELRAEIEWRTGKTIPELVASDAAYVSTPDAVATMGQWMDYGLPRVYHTDAPMEVPQAAPVLLASRFPELSWQQREEVLRRTAAPAGAPLDWQGPGGSWQRIDLVAALAAQVSVNPDGSLNVQ